GATTGAGCGGGCCGAAGAACTGAGGGAGACAATTCCAAACTCTGTGATACTAGGGCAGTTTGATAATCCAGCGAATCCTGAAATTCACAGGAAGACAACGGGACCTGAGATTTGGAGACAGACAGATGGAAAAGTGGATATTTTTGTGGCTGGTGTTGGAACAGGAGGCACGATTACCGGCATTGGAGAATATCTAAAGAGTCAGAATCCCAATATAAAAGTTGTGGCTGTGGAGCCAGCAAGCAGCGCGGTATTGTCTGGAAAAAAGGCTGGCATACATAAAATCCAGGGAATAGGAGCAGGATTTATGCCATCCATATTAAATCAAAACATATACGATGAAGTATTGGCAATCGATAACGATGACGCCTTTGAGGAGGGAAGACGATTTGCAGTAAGCGAAGGAATTTTAGTCGGAATTTCGTCTGGAGCAGCACTCAAAGCGGCATGTATTCTTGCGGAAAGAAAAGAGAATGAGGGCAAAAATATTGTAGTATTATTGCCGGATTCCGGGGATCGCTATTTGTCAACACCACTTTTTGACTGATTACCGGAACACCCATTTTTCTTTTCTTTTGATATTTTGTAAGGATGCAACGGTCATAACTGCTGAAACTAATTGAAATACCCCCAATTTTATGATAGTATGAAAACGATATTGAAACTAATTTTAATATGTAAGAAAGGCGGCAAGCCCTTATAAATAGGAGGTAAAAGAAAGTGGAAGCATATAAGCAGGAATTTATTGAATTTATGGTAGAAAGTGATGTTTTAAAGTTTGGAGAATTTACCTTAAAGAGTGGTCGTAAATCTCCTTTTTTTATGAATGCAGGAGCTTACGTGACAGGTTCTCAGCTTATGAGATTGGGTGAATATTATGCAAAAGCGATTCATGAGACATACGGAGATGATTTTGATGTACTCTTTGGACCTGCTTACAAAGGTATTCCAATCAGCGTTGTGACAGCCGTTGCATTCAGCAAATTATATGGAAAAGAAGTTCGTTACTGTTCAGACCGAAAAGAAGAAAAAGACCACGGTGCAGATAAGGGATGCTTCCTTGGAAGTACATTAAAAGATGGCGACAGAGTTGTCATGATTGAGGATGTTACTACTTCCGGTAAATCCATGGAAGAGACAGTACCAAAGGTAAAAGGTGCTGCAAACGTTGAAATCATCGGTCTTATGGTATCTTTAAACCGTATGGAAAAAGGTCTTGGCGGCAAGAAGAGTGCCTTAGAAGAGATTAAAGAAAAATATGGATTTGATGCAAATGCAATCGTTAGCATGGAAGATGTAGTGGAGCACTTATATAACCGTCCATGTCAGGGAAAAATAGTAATTGATGATACGATGAAGAAAGCGATTGACAATTACTATGCAGAATATGGAGTTAACTAGAAAAAAGCGGCGCATTGTCGCATGGTTTCTATTTTTGGTTTATTTTACAGTTTTGTTTTACTTTTTATTTTTTTCAGAATCGTTAGGAAGGGGATTTTCGGAGCGGGAATACCAGTATAATCTGGTTCCGCTCAAGGAAATCGGTCGTTTTTTGAAATATGCACACATATTAGGGAAAAAAGCAGTCTGGTTGAATCTTGCAGGAAATGTCATTGCATTCATGCCGTTCGGCTTTTTTCTTCCTGCTTTTTCGAGAAGATGCAAGGAAATCTGGTATGTGCTGTTATATAGCTTTGAACTTAGCCTTTTGGTGGAAACGATTCAGTTAGTTACAAAAGTAGGCAGTTTTGATGTGGATGATCTGCTTTTAAATACCATAGGTGGAGTCTGTGGATATCTTGTATATGGAAGTTTGCAAAAGATCAGGAGAAAATGGAATGTCAACAAGAAGACGCAGAAAAGGGAGTTATAAATTTACAGAAAAAAAGCAATCCAAACGAGGCATTTTTGCATTGATACTTGCCATCATCTCAATCGTATGCTTGTGTGTGGTGGTCGTCGAGTCGTCTAGTGCAGGCGGGAATGGAACGATGTATTTAGGAAGCATTGGTGTCGCATCCATGCTTTTGGCATTGGTTGCATTGGTGTTTGCCATAAAAAGTATGTTTGAGGAAGAGTCGTTTAAACTTTTTCCATATTTAGGACTTGGAAGTTCGATTTTTGCAAGTGCGGTCTGGGTTGTGCTTTATATTGTGGGAATTGTAATCGGATAGGAAAGGATTGATAAAATGGGTTATCAGGAATTATACAAAGAGTCAAACGAGGCGGCAGCAGAGCGTTATGAACTCGTATTAGAAAGAATTTCACAGATTTGTGAGCATGCAGATGTAAAAGAACCATTTGCAGATTATTTTGAAAAGACAGCATCTTTTTTGATGTCTGTCGCAGAAGTAATGAAGTTACAGGAAGAGCAGAAACTGTTATTATCCGGGGACTGCCTTTCTTTGGAAGAGTTACAGAAATTAAATGCAAAATTCTGTAATGAGATTGAAAAAGAGCATTACGAAACCAGCTATTTAAACCCGGCTTATGCGAAGAACGCATTGGGAGAAGAGTTTGGAGCGTTACTTTGCATGCTTGCGGCGCATGAGAGACAGGTTTACCTAAAGGCATTTCGTGGTGACAAGATGATGGTTACCATCGCATTTGAACTTTTTGTGGAGGTTTATACCTGCTTTGAGGATGAGGATGTCGAGAAAAAGTCAGTAGAACAGGCAATTTACTGGTACTTCCATGATTACAGCGAATTGTTTGAGGAGCAGATGGTAAGCAACCTTGTAAATCCAGAAAACGATTTCGCAACACATATTGTGATGGATTCTGATTTAGAGGATTTGCGATTCTTATACCAGTATGGACAGCACGTCGGTCCAGACGAAATCGGTATCGCCAAATTTTTAAATACCATGTCAGAAGAACAGATTCAGGCAATGGCAGATACTTATACAGAAGGATACCGTATCGGTTTTGTGGCAACCGGAAAAGACCTTTCCAAGAAGACAACGGTAGATGTCCGTTATCCAATCGGATTTGAGCGTATGGTGCGCGCTGCACTACGTAATTTTGAAAAAATGGGCTTAAAACCGGTGATGGGACCATATGCAACTTCTGTGAACAAACAGTATGAGTATGATCACCGTGAAGACATGGCAGCATATTTTGATAAGGCGTATGTTGAGCGCAGATTAGAGTGCAGAAAAGCTGCGTTCGAAGCGTGCAAAGAGCTTGCAGCAGGTTATGCCGGACCAGCCGTAATCGAGGTGTTTGGCGAAGTCCCATTCTCTCCGGTTACCAAGGAAGAGGCTTTGAAATTTGATGAGAAACAGCAGCAGTTAAGTGTTTATGATTTGAGTCAGAGAGGACAGATGACGAATCAGTACATCAAAGGTGAGGAGAGAAGTTTCACCATTATTGCATACCCAATTCCATCCATCGGAGAAAAGTTCGAGGAAATTTTTGCAGAGACTGTGAAAATCAATACCTTAGATTATACGTTGTATCAGAATATGCAGCAGAAGCTGATTGATGTCTTAGACGACGCAAAACAGGTTCACATCACAGGAAAAGGTGCAAACAAAACAGACCTTTACGTTTCCATTTATCCATTGAAGGATAAGGCGAAAGAGACTGCATTTGAAAACTGTGTTGCAGATGTGAATATTCCGGTCGGAGAAGTCTTTACTTCCCCTGTTTTAGCCGGAACAACCGGAAAACTTTTTGTCAGCCAGGTTTATTTGAATGAATTAAAATATTTGAACTTAGAAGTAGATTTCAAGGATGGTATGATTTCTAACTACAATTGTACGAACTTTGAAAAAGAAGAGGACAATAAGAAATATATCTTTGACAATGTATTGTTCCATCATGAGACACTTCCGATGGGCGAGTTCGCAATCGGAACAAACACAACAGCATACCGCATGGCAAGAGAGTTTGACATTGCAGATAAGCTCCCAATCCTGATTGCAGAGAAGACGGGTCCTCATTTTGCAGTAGGTGACACCTGTTATTCCCACGAGGAAGATAATGTATCCTACAATCCAGATGGAAAACAGATTGTGGCAAGAGAAAACGCAGTTTCTGCTTTAAGAAAAGAGGATATGAGCAAGGCGTACTTTAACTGCCATACGGACATTACCATTCCTTATGACGAGTTGGATAAGATTACCGTTATCAAAGAAGATGGTACAGAAGTAGATGTGATTGCAGATGGAAAATTCGTGGTTCCTGGAACAGAGGAACTGAATGTTCCATTGAATTAGTTTTGCAAAGTACAGGTGCCAGTATATATTACACATACTTATTAACAGAATAATAATTATTAATTAGACTTCTAAAGAAAAAGAAGGTACAATATCCTTGTAAAAATTTCATAGACTCTCTGCAGGATTCAGCCCTTGGAATCCTGCAGAGATACTCGCAAAAAGAAAAAAGTCCGTGTTTTGTGTATGCGTTTGCAATTCAGACAGCACAGAGCCGGTTTCTTTTTTGAAATAAAGGAGGATTATTATGGCAAAAGTTGGTATTGTAATGGGCAGTGATTCTGATATGCCTGTTATGGCAAAGGCAGCTGATATTTTAGAAAAATTAGGAATTGATTATGAGATGACAATCATTTCGGCACATCGTGAGCCGGATGTTTTTTTTGAATATGCAAAGAGTGCAGAAGCAAAGGGATTTAAGGTAATTATCGCTGGAGCCGGAATGGCAGCACATCTTCCAGGAATGTGTGCAGCGATTTTCCCAATGCCTGTCATTGGAATCCCAATGCATACAACTTCCCTCGGCGGAAGAGATTCTCTTTATTCCATCGTACAGATGCCATCCGGCATTCCGGTTGCAACAGTTGCAATCAATGGTGGAGCAAATGCAGGTCTTCTCGCAGCGAAGATTCTTGCAACTTCGGATGAAGCGCTTTTAGAGCGCCTGAAAGCATACAGCAAGGATTTGAAAGAACAGGTTCAGGCAAAAGATGCACATCTTCAGGAAGTAGGCTATAAGAATTACTAGAATGGATAAAGATGTCTTGTGACGATTCCCAGGTAGAACGTTGCAGGGCATTTTTTTTGCCAGCAACGAATTTGTAATGAAATTAACAATGCTTGGAACAGGAAATGCACTTGTGACAGAATGTTACAACACCTGTTTTGTGTTAAGTGAAGATGCAATTATTTTATGGTAGATGGTGGCGGTGGAAACACCATTTTAAAGCAGTTGAAGGCTGCTGGTTTTGACTGGAAAAACATCATTCCACTGCAAAAGATGCCAGTGAGCTTGCAGAGAAGCTTGGTGTAAAAAATCTTGTACTCTATCATACAGAAGATAAAAATATCAAAGAACGAAAGAAAATTTATACGCAGGAAGGAAATCCTTGTTGAAAGAACTGGGAACAGTGGTGGATGATCTGGTGATTGAGCAGGTGATCCGTACCGGGACAGCAGATATTGGTGAGAAATATCTGACAGTCATTCGTAAAGCTGCCGGAGATTATACGAAAGAAATCTTTCATAAGATGAGGGAACGGGAATACAATCCAGAACTGATGCGTCTGTATGTGGTCGGCGGTGGCGGTTGTATGATCCAGAATTTTGGAGAATATGACAAGAGTCGGGTAACGATTGTACGGGACATCTGTGCCACAGCGAAAGGTTATGAAGCAATGACCGTAAGGAAAATCCTGAGAAACGGAGGGATGCTTGTATGAGAAAAGAACGAAAAATCATCAATACAAATATCCGTTTGAATCTTTGTGATGAACAGGACAGACAGGCATGGGAATATTTGCAGATGATGGACAGGGAAAATATAAATCGTACACTAGAGCAGTTGTAATTGCTTTAAACGATTATTTTTCCAGAGAGTACAGGAATGAAGCAGATCCGTATCTGGAAACCAGAGAAAAGGAAGATGCTTTTCTGGAAAGAGTGGAAACAGCTGTCCGGGATGGAGTGAAAGAATCTGCCCCGATGGCTATAGCGAAGAATCTGATGGAAATGCTTGTACCGTTTGTAAAAGAATCGGTAGGAGAAATTAATCTGCCGGACAGAACACTAACAATGGAGAAAACAGATGGAGAGATCGCAGAAGATAATCTGGACTGGGAGAAAGAAGCTGATATGGATGCAGCATTGGATTTTGCGGACAGTTTTTAGATAGTTATAAAATAGCAGTAACAGGAAAACAGACTGACAGTAAGGAATAGCTTTACAAAAACAGAATAGCAGAAAAAGACGATGGCAGTGATGGTATTTCTATTGGTAAAAATCAGTGGAATGTTCATGACTGCTATTTTTATGCCTTTCAGCAGAAATGGAAAGTGATTCAGAAAAAGAAAAGCAGAAATAACAGGGAACTATGGCAGAAAGGCGTTGGCAGATGGAAAATGTTGTATAAGCAAGGCAAAGAAGAAATATAGAGTGCCGGATACGGCACATGATTGTCCGATACTTCGCATCGGAGTGGTGCATGATCAGCCTGTTTCAGAAAGCGAAAAAATGAAACAGTTTGTATGGAATGTGAATTGGACAGAGAAACGGAAGCACATCACTTTTCAGAACCAGAATGGGAAGAAGGTGCGAGACAGCAATCTGTCCAAAACATTCCATCTGGACATCAGCAAGGAGGGATTGGAGAATGAATTTAATGGAAATTACGAAAGGGTACGAGCCGAAGCAGAACGAACAAACGGATCAGATGAAGAGCTTGCCGGATATTACCGACAAGTGGAAGCAGCTTGCGAAGGAGAAACAAAGAGAGCTAGAAAAACAATTGCAGTCAATGAAGTATCAGGCAGAACAGAATAGAAGGATTGCTGCGAAGGAGATACAAAAACTGAAAAAAAGAGTGGAGTTGCAATTAGGGAAATAAGTGAAATAAAACTCTTCTGTAGAATTGGATATGTTTCGGCGGTTATATTTGCTGTTTGTCTCATTGAGATATGTATTTTATGATTTTCCATAATGATGGCAATCATGCTGTGGTTATTTTTCTAGAAAAAAGCATTTGACTGAAATTCCGAAGATAGGTTTCTGCTAAATACACAATCTTATGGAGGATTGCATTGCTTGCTAATTTGTATTTTTAGAATATCTTAATTTGCTTTGCACATCTACTTTTCCTATTTTAATTTCTCTTATGCTATCGTTTAAGCATAAGGAGGAATTCTACTATGACAACGATAATAAAATCAATCTATAAATTTGAAGATAAATTTCCGGTTGAACTTGTGACCTGTTCCGGCAGCGGACTTGATCCGCATATCTCCCCTGCAGCGGCTAAATATCAGGTGACAAGAATTGCAAAAGCAAATAATATGAGTGAAGAAAAAGTCAGAGCTATTATTGAAAAATGCACCGACAGTAGATTTTTAGGTGTTTTTGAAGAGAAAACAGTAAATGTTCTGAAAGTCAATTTGATGTTGGACGGTATCCTGTAACTAGCACTCTCAAAAGATTTCAGACTTCTGCTCATCTTTATACAATCTTAATTTCAAAACAAACTTACTTACGCCCATTTAATACAAATAAAGATAAAATAAAGAGAATATACAAAAGAAATTAAGATTATGGGGATATAGTTATGCAACAGACAAACAGATCAAGACATCGACATATGACATCATTTCAAGTGATTAGTTTAGGGTTTTTATCCGTGATTCTCTTAGGCAGTCTGCTTTTGATGCTGCCGATTGCTACAAAAAGCGGCCAGTGTACCTCCATTTTGGATGCTTTGTTTACCGCAACTTCTGCGGTTTGTGTGACGGGACTGGTTATTAATGATACGGCAACCTACTGGTCTTTATTTGGCCAAGGAGTTATTTTACTGCTGATTCAAATCGGAGGTATGGGAATTATTACGATTGCTATTGCAATTGCTACTGTTTCCGGACGCAAAATCGGGTTGATGCAGCGAAGTACCATGCAAGAGGCAATTTCGGCTCCAACGGTGGGTGGTATTGTGCGGAGAACACAATTTATTATTCGGACTACTATTCTTATCGAAATCATTGGTGCAGCTCTTTTAGCCCCTGTTTTTTGCAGGGACTTTGGATTTTGGAAAGGAATATGGTATTCGGTGTTCCATTCCATTTCTGCTTTTTGCAATGCAGGATTTGATCTGATCGGTATAAGAAGCCCTTTTTCCTCGTTGACATCTTACTCTGTACAGCCGATTGTAAATCTTGTGATTATGGTGCTGATTGTTGCAGGAGGTATTGGATTCCTTACCTGGGAGGATATAAAGAATCATAAATGGCATTTCAAAAAATACCGAATGCAAAGCAAGGTAATTTTTATGGTAACAGGACTATTGATATTCTTACCGGCTCTTTACTTTTTTTGCTTTGAGTTTTCAAATTTGCCTCTTATGGAAAGAGTATGGGTTTCCGTGTTTCAATCTGTTACACCGAGAACAGCAGGATTTAATACGGCAGATTTGAATTTGCTCAGTGAAGTTGGGCAAATGCTTATCATTATGCTGATGCTCATCGGTGGCTCGCCCGGTTCCACTGCAGGTGGTATGAAAACGACAACTCTTGCAGTTCTCGTTTCATCGGCATTATCTGTATTTAGAAAAAAGGAACACACTCATTTTTTCGGCAGACAAATTCCAGATGGCACTATCAGAAATGCAGCTACGATTTTTTTGATGTATATCGTTTTATTCCTTCTCGGAGGAATGGTAATTAGCAGCACAGAAGATATTCCACTTATGACTGCTCTATTTGAGACAGCGTCGGCAATCGGGACGGTAGGGTTATCGCTGGGAATAACTCCTGAGCTGGGGCTTGTTTCCCATATAATCTTGATTTGCTTGATGTTTTTTGGCAGAGTGGGTGGATTAACCTTGATTTTTGCCACCCTTTCTGAAAAAAAGCCTAACGGTTCAAAATATCCTCAGGAAAATATCACAGTAGGTTAAAGGAGAATGAAAAATGAAATCAATATTACTTATCGGTCTGGGAAGATTCGGACGGCATATTGCTATAAAATTAGATGAATTGCACCATCAGGTGATGGCGGTAGATAAAGAAGATACCCGAGTTGATGCTGTACTTCCCTTTGTAACCAACGCTCAGATTGGGGATGCGACTAATGAGGATTTTTTAAGTTCGCTTGGTGTTGGAAATTTTGATGTTTGTATTGTGGCAATCGGAGATAACTTTCAGAATTCATTGGAAGTAACGTCCCTTTTGAAGGAACTCGGTGCAAGAATGGTGGTGTCTCGTGCCGCTCGTGATGTTCATGCAAAATTTCTTTTACGAAACGGCGCAGATGAAATTGTTTATCCCGAAAGGCAGCTTGCCGATTGGGTTGCAATCCGTTATAGCGCGGATCATATTCTCGATTACATAGAACTAGATGAAGAACATGCAATCTTTGAAATATCTATACCGGGAGAATGGATAGGAAAAACAATCGGTCAGTTGGATATACGAAAAAAATATAACATCAATATTATGGCACTAAAAACAAATGATATTATGAATTTGGAAATAAGTTCCGATACGCAGTTGTTAAAGGGTAGTACCATGCTTGTTCTCGGGGAGACAAAACATATTCAAAAATGTTTTCATATTTAATTTTTGAAAGAAGTTGGTGATATGAAAGACTTTGTTCTACTTATAGTAGTATTGGCAGCATTTATTTATGGTTATTTTCTTATGGGAAAACTGGATAAATTGCTCGAGGAAAATCAATCCCAAAAACTTATTTCAGGTTCTAAGATTAGAATTGGATTTGAAACACCTGCAATCATAGATTCTATTGCAGAACTATTAGAACAATTTTCAAGCGAATACCCAGACTATGAGCTGAACCTGTTCTATGGTTCTGTAGGTGAAATAATAAATGGGCTAGTAAATAATAAACTTGATTTTGGCTTTATCATAGAGGACTCTAACGATATTTTGAAAGATGAGTATTGTTCCTTATCCCTTCAAATAAAGCAAAATGTCATTACGCCAGGCTCTATAGACATTGCGGTACATCCAATCAACACGATTGAGAAACCAGTGAGAGTGATATGGAAAAATGACATTAATTGTATGAAGGGTGTATTTGTAGAAAAATTGCATGATTTTTCGAAGCGTTTTCTGTTTTCGGCTACATGCCCGAATGGAAAAAAAGAAGAAAAGGTGGTATAATTTTTATGCAATTTTAATGTCAGTACTAAAATGCTTTTTTGAAATTTACTTATTTTTTATATATTGTTTTTGTACAGGGAGGTGACCGTATGGGCGAAAGCAGACAAAATCCGGAACAGTTGCTAAAGTCAATCCAAACCGATGAAGAAAACCGGAATAAAGGGCATTTGAAAATCTTTTTCGGATATGCGGCTGGTGTGGGTAAAACCTACGCCATGTTAGAAGCAGCTCATATGGCAAAACAGCAGGGAATTGACGTGATAGCCGGTTATATAGAACCACACGCACGCCCCAAAACAGCAGCTCTTTTGAATGGCTTGGAAGTTCTTCCTACAAGAGAAGTTCTCTATAATGGTATGATACTGAACGAATTCGACATTGACATGGCGCTGAAAAGAAAACCACAGCTTATCCTTGTAGATGAACTTGCTCATACAAATGCAGAAGGATGCCGGCATGCAAAACGGTATCAGGACATTAAGGAACTTTTGAATGCAGGGATCGATGTCTATACGACTGTCAATGTTCAGCATATTGAAAGTCTTTGTGATACAGTTGCATCCATTACGGAAATTGTTGTACGGGAACGCATCCCTGATTCCTTGTTTGATAATGCAGACCAGGTTGAATTAATGGATATTGAGCCACAGGATTTAATTGACCGTTTGAATACAGGAAATGTATACAGACAGACACAGGCAAAACAGGCGATAGAAAATTTTTTTACAATAGAAAATTTGACAGCTCTTCGGGAGATTGCACTGCGGCGATGTGCGGATCGGGTGAGTATCCTCACAGAAAATGCCCGCATTAAAAATCATGGAGATTATCATACAGACGAACATATTCTTGTTTGTCTATCTTCTTCTCCATCTAATGCGAAAATTATCCGTACTGCCGCAAGAATGGCTTCTGCTTTCAAAGGAAAGTTTACGGCTCTGTTTGTAGAAACACCTGATTTTTCGGTGATGAGCGAGGAAAATGTAAAACGCCTGCGTTCAAATATTCGTCTTGCTGAGCAGCTTGGGGCAAAAATTGAAACAGTTTACGGAGAAGATATTCCGTTTCAGATTGCGGAATTTGCCCGTTTGTCCGGTGCGTCAAAGATTGTGATCGGGCGAAGTTCTGCTACAAAACGGCATTTGCTCAGCAAACCGCCCCTGACAGAAAAACTGATTGATTATGCCCCTAACCTGGATGTGCATATTATTCCGGATACGATTTCTAATGTGGCAGTGTATCAGTTAGGAGGGAGCAGGAAAAAGAACCATATCGTCTTCTCTGCCACTGATACATTAAAATCTACTGCGATTCTGATTTTATCCAGTTTAGTCGGAATGATTTTCCAGAATCTTGGATTTGACGAAGCAAATATCATTACTGTTTTTGTTTTAGGTGTTCTTGTCACTGCTGTCAGCACGAAACATCAGGTATACAGTCTAATTTCCTCAATTGTAAGTGTTTTGATTTTTAATTTTCTGTTTACGGACCCCCAATTTACCTTGCAGGCGTATGATCAGGGTTATCCTGTTACCTTTATTATCATGTTTTTGGCGGCATTTTTAACCGGTTCTCTTGCTATACGGATTAAAAACCAGGCAAAACAGGCAGCACAATCTGCTTACCGTACCAAAGTGTTATTTGATACAAACCAGTTATTGCAACAGGCAAAAGATAAAAATGCAATTGTATCCACAACTTCAAATCAGCTCATTAAACTCTTGGGAAAAGATATCGTTTTTTATTTGGCTGATGGAGAAGTGTTGGATACGCCACATATTTTTTCTGTAACTGAGGAAAACATGGAATCGTGTATTTCCGAAAATGAAAAGAACGTTGCCAGTTGGGTATTGAAAAACAATAAACGTGCCGGAGCCACAACAGGAACGCTTTCCAATGCAAAATGCCTGTATCTTGCTGTTCGCAGCAACAGTATGGTATATGGAGTTGTTGGAATTGTGATGGGGGAAATACCGCTTGATCCATTTGAAAACAGTATTCTACTGTCCATTCTCGGAGAATGTGCCCTGGCTTTGGAAAATGAGAAAAATGCCCGTGAGAAACAGGAGGCGGCTGTCCTTGCAAAAAATGAACAGTTGCGAGCGAACCTGTTGCGTGCTATTTCACATGATTTGAGGACACCGCTGACATCCATTTCCGGTAATGCCAGCAACCTTTTATCCAACGGAGATTCCTTTGATAATGATACAAAAAAGCAGCTATACATGGATATTTATGATGATTCCATGTGGCTGATTAACCTTGTAGAAAACTTGCTGGCTGTAACCCGGATTGAAGAAGGACGGTTGAATCTCCATATAACGGAAGATTTGATGGATGACGTGATCACAGAAGCGTTACATCATATTAACCGAAAGAGTGAAGAACATCATATTTCCGTTGAAAGCAAAGAAGAATTTCTTCTTGCAAAAATGGATGCAAAGCTTATTGTTCAGGTAATCATCAATATTGTTGATAATGCTATCAAATATACACCTAAAAACTCTCATATTGTTATTCGGACAGAAAAGCGGGGAAAACAAGCAATCGTATCTATATCGGATGACGGAAACGGAATTGCTGACGAAATAAAGCCACGGATATTCGACATGTTCTATAGCGGTGCAAATCAAATTGCAGACAGCCGCCGAAGTTTAGGACTCGGATTATCTTTGTGCAAGTCTATTATTAACGCCCACGGCGGAGAACTTACTGTTTCAGATAATCTGCCGCACGGAACAGTATTTACATTTACATTACCGGCAGGGGAGGTCAAAGTATATGAATAAGTCACTAATATTAGTTGTAGAAGATGACACATCTGTCAGAAATTTAATTACAACAACCTTAAAAACGCACGAATACCGATATCTGACGGCATCCGATGGTCAATCGGCAATTTTAGAAACATCTTCACACAATCCTGACATTGTTTTACTTGATTTAGGACTTCCTGATATAGACGGTGTTGAGATTATTAAAAAAATCCGTACTTGGTCAAACATGCCAATTATCGTAATCAGTGCTCGCAGTGAAGATACCGATAAAATTGATGCGTTGGATGCTGGCGCAGATGATTATTTAACAAAGCCATTTTCTGTTGAGGAACTGCTTGCCAGACTACGAGTCACGCAAAGAAGGTTATCGATGATGCAAAAAGTATCCCCTGCCGAAGCGGTTGTTTTTGTAAACGGAAAACTTCGTGTAGATTATGCTGCAGGTTGTGCTTATTTGAATGAAGAAGAGTTGCATTTAACACCTATTGAATATAAGTTGCTTTGCCTGTTGACAAGAAATATAGGAAAAGTTCTGACCCATACTTTCCTTACGCAAAGCATTTGGGGAAGTAGTTGGGATAATGATATTGCTTCCCTTCGTGTGTTTATGGCAACACTTCGTAAAAAAATCGAGAAAGAACCGAACTCTCCACAATATATCCAAACACACATTGGCGTGGGGTATCGGATGCTGAAAGTTGATTGAACTTCACAACACCATAGTTAAAGTTGGAATATAATCTAATAGGTAAAATTTAATAGAATAACACGTAAAAAAGCACTGAAAATCGTTTGCTGATCAGGAAGACGTGTTCTTTATAACGTGGATAAGATAAAAAAAATATCTTGATGCAATGGCAGTGTAATGAAAGATGAGAGGATAAAATACAACAACTTTCCTTCGGTATGAAAAGTAAAAAGGGAAAAATATTCCTGTAAAACAGGTGAATACCAGCGTCCGGATGGACGTTATGAGTATCGCTACAAGGATGAACTTACCGGAAAGCGCAATTCGGTTTATGCAGCTGATCTGATGAGTCTGCGAGAAATGGAAAAG
This genomic window from Roseburia sp. 831b contains:
- the cysK gene encoding cysteine synthase A → MKQIIHNAKELIGNTPLMETHNYMKAVQIENATILAKLEYLNPAGSVKDRIAIAMIEDAEKKGKLKSESTIIEPTSGNTGIGLAAVAAAKGYRIILTMPETMSIERRNLLRAYGAEIELTEGRKGMKGAIERAEELRETIPNSVILGQFDNPANPEIHRKTTGPEIWRQTDGKVDIFVAGVGTGGTITGIGEYLKSQNPNIKVVAVEPASSAVLSGKKAGIHKIQGIGAGFMPSILNQNIYDEVLAIDNDDAFEEGRRFAVSEGILVGISSGAALKAACILAERKENEGKNIVVLLPDSGDRYLSTPLFD
- the pyrE gene encoding orotate phosphoribosyltransferase encodes the protein MEAYKQEFIEFMVESDVLKFGEFTLKSGRKSPFFMNAGAYVTGSQLMRLGEYYAKAIHETYGDDFDVLFGPAYKGIPISVVTAVAFSKLYGKEVRYCSDRKEEKDHGADKGCFLGSTLKDGDRVVMIEDVTTSGKSMEETVPKVKGAANVEIIGLMVSLNRMEKGLGGKKSALEEIKEKYGFDANAIVSMEDVVEHLYNRPCQGKIVIDDTMKKAIDNYYAEYGVN
- a CDS encoding VanZ family protein — protein: MELTRKKRRIVAWFLFLVYFTVLFYFLFFSESLGRGFSEREYQYNLVPLKEIGRFLKYAHILGKKAVWLNLAGNVIAFMPFGFFLPAFSRRCKEIWYVLLYSFELSLLVETIQLVTKVGSFDVDDLLLNTIGGVCGYLVYGSLQKIRRKWNVNKKTQKREL
- a CDS encoding DUF6142 family protein — translated: MSTRRRRKGSYKFTEKKQSKRGIFALILAIISIVCLCVVVVESSSAGGNGTMYLGSIGVASMLLALVALVFAIKSMFEEESFKLFPYLGLGSSIFASAVWVVLYIVGIVIG
- a CDS encoding aminopeptidase; translation: MGYQELYKESNEAAAERYELVLERISQICEHADVKEPFADYFEKTASFLMSVAEVMKLQEEQKLLLSGDCLSLEELQKLNAKFCNEIEKEHYETSYLNPAYAKNALGEEFGALLCMLAAHERQVYLKAFRGDKMMVTIAFELFVEVYTCFEDEDVEKKSVEQAIYWYFHDYSELFEEQMVSNLVNPENDFATHIVMDSDLEDLRFLYQYGQHVGPDEIGIAKFLNTMSEEQIQAMADTYTEGYRIGFVATGKDLSKKTTVDVRYPIGFERMVRAALRNFEKMGLKPVMGPYATSVNKQYEYDHREDMAAYFDKAYVERRLECRKAAFEACKELAAGYAGPAVIEVFGEVPFSPVTKEEALKFDEKQQQLSVYDLSQRGQMTNQYIKGEERSFTIIAYPIPSIGEKFEEIFAETVKINTLDYTLYQNMQQKLIDVLDDAKQVHITGKGANKTDLYVSIYPLKDKAKETAFENCVADVNIPVGEVFTSPVLAGTTGKLFVSQVYLNELKYLNLEVDFKDGMISNYNCTNFEKEEDNKKYIFDNVLFHHETLPMGEFAIGTNTTAYRMAREFDIADKLPILIAEKTGPHFAVGDTCYSHEEDNVSYNPDGKQIVARENAVSALRKEDMSKAYFNCHTDITIPYDELDKITVIKEDGTEVDVIADGKFVVPGTEELNVPLN
- the purE gene encoding 5-(carboxyamino)imidazole ribonucleotide mutase is translated as MAKVGIVMGSDSDMPVMAKAADILEKLGIDYEMTIISAHREPDVFFEYAKSAEAKGFKVIIAGAGMAAHLPGMCAAIFPMPVIGIPMHTTSLGGRDSLYSIVQMPSGIPVATVAINGGANAGLLAAKILATSDEALLERLKAYSKDLKEQVQAKDAHLQEVGYKNY